A window of Cohnella herbarum contains these coding sequences:
- a CDS encoding alpha/beta hydrolase, translating into MYSNFANGAYWVVPGYYGYPRVQAYEGHVQPLTFVLIHGSWADASFWNGVAAELRRMGHTVYAPEYPGHGNDPNKNVTHAMITKSVADYIVAHDLRDIVLVGHSFGGSVIQKTAELVPDRIKRLVFMDGFVLGDGQSVADQLPPSVKQTFEQLRQNSKDDTILLPFAFFRELFVNLADLGLARQLYSEVRPEPAKPLFEKLDLKKFYSLNTPKSYLYLTEDNVLPQGEGYGWHPHMSGRLGLFRLIKSHGDHMTFFRSEPALLAKRLYEASRD; encoded by the coding sequence ATGTATTCAAACTTTGCTAACGGTGCCTATTGGGTCGTTCCCGGTTATTACGGTTATCCTCGCGTCCAAGCCTATGAAGGTCATGTGCAGCCGCTCACTTTCGTGCTTATTCACGGCTCGTGGGCGGACGCAAGCTTTTGGAATGGCGTCGCCGCCGAACTGAGAAGAATGGGCCATACGGTATACGCCCCCGAATATCCAGGGCATGGAAACGATCCGAATAAGAACGTAACTCACGCCATGATAACAAAATCGGTTGCCGACTATATCGTCGCCCATGATTTGCGCGATATCGTGCTCGTCGGACACAGCTTCGGCGGATCGGTCATCCAGAAAACGGCGGAGCTCGTGCCGGATCGAATCAAAAGGCTTGTCTTCATGGACGGCTTCGTGCTAGGCGACGGGCAATCCGTAGCGGATCAGCTTCCTCCATCCGTAAAGCAGACATTCGAGCAGCTTAGGCAGAATTCGAAAGACGATACGATCCTGCTGCCTTTCGCGTTTTTTCGTGAATTGTTCGTCAACCTGGCAGATCTCGGATTAGCGCGGCAATTGTATAGCGAAGTCCGCCCCGAACCGGCCAAGCCGCTTTTCGAGAAGTTGGATTTGAAGAAATTTTATAGCCTTAACACCCCGAAGAGTTATCTCTACCTGACGGAAGACAACGTATTGCCTCAGGGTGAAGGGTACGGCTGGCATCCCCACATGTCCGGTCGCTTGGGGTTATTCCGGCTGATTAAGTCGCACGGCGATCATATGACCTTTTTCAGATCGGAACCCGCCCTTCTAGCTAAAAGGCTATACGAGGCCTCGAGGGATTGA
- a CDS encoding winged helix-turn-helix transcriptional regulator → MKPSDISITACSYSHVLEILSNKWSALVIYALESGTIRYSEIKRRIDGISQKMLTQTLRQLERDGLVSRKVTPSVPPIVDYTLTPLGNTLIPCMKMLKEWASEHYSVVRQAREQYDLGEDGAAVR, encoded by the coding sequence ATGAAACCATCGGACATATCCATAACCGCATGCAGTTATAGTCATGTTCTCGAGATTTTATCCAACAAGTGGTCGGCATTGGTCATCTACGCCCTAGAGAGCGGCACAATCCGATATAGCGAGATTAAGAGGCGTATAGATGGCATATCGCAGAAAATGTTAACCCAAACCTTAAGACAACTGGAACGAGACGGATTGGTCAGTCGAAAGGTGACTCCTTCGGTACCGCCTATCGTAGACTATACGCTGACCCCGCTTGGGAACACCTTAATTCCATGCATGAAGATGCTTAAAGAATGGGCTTCCGAACATTACTCCGTCGTGAGGCAGGCAAGGGAACAGTACGACCTCGGGGAAGACGGCGCCGCCGTTCGGTAA
- a CDS encoding zinc-dependent alcohol dehydrogenase family protein, producing the protein MKAYVIQDGFGLNHVVEVDRPIPTPARGEVLIRMKAASLNSRDIGVITGFYNPELKAPLIPVSDGVGEIVALGEQAAKFRLGERVSGIFTQSWKTGEATQDNWVSTLGSPLDGMLAEYVVLPEEGLVRVPGYLTDVEAATLPCAGVTAWHAIVEEGKVEAGDMVVVQGTGGVSIFALQFAKLQGAKVIVTSSSDEKLERARALGADYGINYKKNVEWDKSVLEITEGKGADHIVDLGGGTTLNRSISALKVGGQISIVGILSGASVEGLSIVPAILRRARLQAINVGSREMFERMNATIERHGLRPVVDKEFPFAQSVNALRHLGEDSYFGKIGILF; encoded by the coding sequence ATGAAAGCTTACGTGATTCAAGACGGTTTCGGACTCAATCACGTCGTAGAAGTCGATCGTCCGATTCCAACCCCCGCGCGGGGTGAAGTACTTATTCGCATGAAGGCCGCATCTTTGAACTCGCGGGATATCGGGGTTATTACCGGATTTTACAATCCCGAACTCAAAGCGCCCCTTATCCCTGTATCCGATGGTGTGGGCGAGATCGTGGCTTTAGGAGAGCAAGCGGCTAAGTTTCGCTTAGGAGAGCGCGTGAGCGGAATCTTTACGCAAAGCTGGAAGACCGGCGAAGCTACGCAAGACAATTGGGTATCCACGCTAGGAAGCCCGCTCGACGGAATGCTGGCGGAGTATGTCGTACTGCCCGAAGAAGGGTTGGTTCGAGTACCCGGATATTTGACGGACGTCGAAGCGGCGACATTGCCTTGCGCCGGGGTAACGGCTTGGCACGCGATCGTGGAGGAAGGCAAAGTGGAAGCGGGAGATATGGTCGTCGTCCAAGGTACCGGCGGCGTCTCGATATTCGCCCTGCAGTTCGCCAAGCTACAAGGCGCTAAGGTTATCGTCACGTCAAGTAGCGACGAGAAGCTGGAACGCGCGCGAGCTCTAGGTGCGGACTATGGCATCAATTACAAGAAAAACGTCGAATGGGACAAGTCCGTCTTGGAAATCACCGAAGGCAAGGGAGCCGATCACATCGTCGACCTTGGGGGCGGAACCACGCTTAATCGCTCCATCTCCGCATTAAAGGTCGGCGGGCAAATCAGTATCGTCGGCATTCTATCGGGGGCTAGCGTCGAAGGCTTGTCCATTGTCCCGGCGATCCTGAGGAGGGCCAGGCTTCAAGCGATTAATGTCGGCAGCCGCGAGATGTTCGAGAGAATGAACGCGACGATAGAAAGGCATGGCTTACGTCCCGTAGTCGATAAGGAGTTCCCGTTCGCGCAATCGGTGAACGCTCTTCGGCATCTCGGGGAAGATTCGTACTTCGGTAAAATCGGCATTTTATTTTAA
- a CDS encoding ankyrin repeat domain-containing protein — protein sequence MIWGTALLAAVLLVTGCSAPAQVNNPIETSVNDMNEQLIAAAERGDTATLRTLVEDGAELNAQDMQGRTAIMAAVYENKVDAVRVLIEAGADINKQDNRLNNPFLYSGAEGQLDILKLLIEAKADTKMTNRYGGNALIPAAEKGHVDNVRTLLETTDVNVNHVNHLGWTALLEAIILTDGGTKHQQIVRLLIDHGADVNIADNDGVTPLQHAKRQGYTEIERMLSDAGGR from the coding sequence ATGATATGGGGTACAGCGCTCTTGGCTGCCGTTCTTTTGGTTACGGGATGTTCAGCTCCGGCCCAAGTCAACAATCCAATAGAAACGAGCGTGAACGATATGAATGAGCAACTTATCGCGGCGGCGGAACGGGGAGATACGGCGACACTCCGGACGTTGGTGGAAGATGGCGCCGAATTGAACGCGCAGGATATGCAAGGAAGAACAGCCATTATGGCTGCGGTATACGAGAACAAAGTCGATGCGGTACGGGTACTGATCGAGGCGGGAGCGGATATCAATAAGCAGGACAATAGGCTGAACAATCCGTTCCTATACTCCGGAGCCGAAGGTCAGCTGGACATCTTGAAGCTGCTGATCGAGGCAAAGGCCGACACGAAGATGACTAACCGTTACGGGGGGAATGCGCTCATTCCCGCCGCGGAAAAAGGACATGTCGACAACGTGAGAACGCTGCTCGAAACGACGGACGTGAACGTCAATCATGTTAACCATCTCGGTTGGACGGCCCTGCTCGAAGCGATTATCTTAACCGACGGCGGAACGAAACACCAGCAAATCGTCCGGCTGCTCATCGACCACGGCGCGGACGTGAACATCGCCGACAACGACGGAGTAACTCCGCTCCAGCATGCCAAACGGCAAGGCTACACGGAGATCGAACGTATGCTGAGTGATGCGGGCGGGCGTTAA
- a CDS encoding helix-turn-helix transcriptional regulator, giving the protein MNSQTRLQALSQFLKAQRAKLTPQSVGLPEGSRRRTPGLRREEVAQLAGVSHTWYTWLEQGRDIKVSSSVLDNVAMALRLTVDERKYLFSLALETTSGTSALREELPEISPSLTIILRELTYCPTIISDRRCRIVGWNEAAAHVFLNFELVPPDQRNMIRLLFTRKEFQRLAVNWEQFASGFLAIFRAYYGQYVEDEWYEEFLGEMKATHPDFNRLWEQSKVSSAPEVLLEFRHAKARKMLFQLTSLQVHGEADLRCSIYTPASETSTRSKLKQLMQDGLSSGGEND; this is encoded by the coding sequence ATGAATTCGCAAACCAGGCTTCAAGCGTTGTCCCAGTTCTTAAAAGCTCAGAGAGCCAAGCTCACCCCCCAATCCGTCGGGCTCCCGGAAGGTAGCCGCAGAAGAACGCCCGGCCTTAGAAGAGAAGAAGTCGCGCAATTGGCCGGCGTTAGCCATACCTGGTACACCTGGCTGGAGCAGGGACGGGACATTAAAGTATCGTCTTCCGTATTGGATAACGTGGCGATGGCGTTGCGACTGACCGTCGACGAACGGAAATACTTGTTTTCCCTGGCCTTGGAGACGACCTCGGGCACAAGCGCCCTTCGGGAAGAGCTTCCCGAAATCAGCCCGTCCCTAACAATCATTCTTCGAGAATTGACCTACTGCCCCACGATCATATCCGATCGCAGGTGCCGTATCGTCGGCTGGAACGAGGCGGCCGCCCACGTCTTCCTGAACTTCGAGCTCGTTCCGCCCGATCAGCGAAACATGATTCGTCTGTTATTCACGAGAAAAGAGTTCCAACGGCTAGCCGTGAACTGGGAACAATTCGCCAGCGGGTTTCTGGCGATCTTCCGGGCGTATTACGGGCAATACGTCGAGGACGAATGGTACGAGGAGTTTCTCGGAGAGATGAAAGCGACCCACCCTGATTTCAACCGGTTGTGGGAGCAGAGCAAAGTGAGCTCCGCGCCGGAGGTACTGCTCGAGTTCAGGCATGCCAAAGCACGGAAGATGCTATTCCAGCTCACGTCGCTGCAAGTTCACGGAGAAGCGGATTTAAGATGCAGCATCTATACTCCGGCTTCGGAAACTTCAACGAGATCTAAGCTCAAGCAACTCATGCAGGATGGTCTTTCTTCCGGGGGAGAAAACGATTGA
- the fabF gene encoding beta-ketoacyl-ACP synthase II gives MERVVITGMGAITPLGNDVDTFWERLVRGDSGVSAIDAFDTSRFKVKIAGVVRDFDAKTLFGTKEARRMDRFSQFALEATDQALRDSGIDLEGIDKERLGVYVGSGIGGIQTLMEQQDLLSGRGPDRVSPTLVPMMISNMAAALISIRLGALGSTLSPVTACSIGNTAIGEAFYHIQAGRSDIVFAGGSDAAISEISLASFSNATALSTRNDEPERASRPFDAGRDGFVMAEGAGILVLESLSHALRRNARIHAEVIGYGATSDAYHMVATHPEGDGAYRAMKLALHEAKIAPGEVDVISAHATGTELGDKSETAAIKRLFGDEAYRIPITANKSMTGHMFGAAGGIEAIALVKSLQNGIIPPTVNQEEKGEGCDLDYVPNVARSADLKVGMSNSFGFGGHNAVIVIKKY, from the coding sequence ATGGAAAGAGTCGTCATTACGGGAATGGGCGCAATCACGCCGCTCGGAAACGATGTAGATACTTTCTGGGAGCGGCTTGTACGCGGCGATTCCGGGGTATCCGCCATAGATGCGTTCGATACTTCGCGATTTAAGGTGAAAATAGCGGGAGTCGTACGGGATTTCGATGCGAAGACATTGTTCGGCACCAAAGAAGCTCGAAGGATGGACCGGTTCAGCCAGTTCGCGTTGGAGGCGACGGATCAAGCCTTGCGCGACTCCGGAATCGATCTTGAAGGAATAGACAAAGAACGATTGGGAGTGTATGTCGGTTCCGGAATCGGCGGCATTCAAACTTTAATGGAACAGCAGGACCTGCTAAGCGGACGGGGGCCGGATAGGGTAAGTCCTACTTTGGTTCCGATGATGATATCCAATATGGCCGCGGCGTTGATCAGCATCAGGCTGGGGGCGTTAGGCTCCACGTTATCGCCGGTGACGGCATGTTCCATCGGAAATACGGCTATAGGAGAAGCCTTCTATCACATTCAAGCGGGACGATCGGATATCGTGTTCGCCGGCGGATCGGATGCGGCGATATCCGAAATCTCGCTGGCCAGCTTCTCGAACGCAACGGCGTTGTCGACGAGGAACGACGAGCCGGAGCGGGCTAGCCGGCCTTTCGATGCGGGCAGGGACGGGTTCGTCATGGCGGAAGGAGCGGGGATCCTGGTCTTGGAATCGCTGTCCCATGCGTTGCGTCGCAACGCTAGAATACATGCGGAGGTCATCGGTTACGGAGCAACTTCCGATGCGTATCATATGGTGGCGACTCACCCCGAAGGCGATGGAGCATACCGGGCCATGAAATTAGCGCTTCATGAAGCCAAGATCGCTCCGGGCGAAGTGGACGTTATCAGCGCGCACGCCACGGGCACGGAGCTCGGAGACAAGTCGGAAACGGCCGCGATCAAGAGATTATTCGGCGATGAGGCCTATCGTATCCCCATTACGGCCAATAAATCCATGACGGGGCATATGTTCGGAGCCGCGGGCGGCATAGAGGCGATTGCTCTGGTAAAAAGCTTGCAGAACGGCATCATCCCTCCAACGGTTAACCAGGAGGAGAAAGGGGAAGGCTGCGATCTGGACTACGTTCCGAATGTGGCCCGTTCGGCAGATCTCAAGGTCGGGATGTCCAATTCTTTCGGCTTCGGCGGACATAACGCGGTTATCGTAATTAAGAAATATTAA
- a CDS encoding YdeI/OmpD-associated family protein: MKFRTKIELRGKTATGFEVPEEVVASLGSGKKPAVRITIGNYTYRSTVASMGGRFMIPLSAENRTSAGVAAGDEADVDIELDLEPREVAVPVDFSEALEREEDAKRFFEGLSYSNKRRIVLSIEEAKTAETRQKRIAKAVVSLSEGKP; this comes from the coding sequence ATGAAGTTTCGGACGAAAATCGAACTTAGGGGCAAGACGGCAACCGGATTCGAAGTGCCGGAAGAAGTCGTGGCAAGCCTCGGTTCCGGTAAGAAGCCGGCAGTCCGCATTACCATTGGGAATTATACTTATCGAAGTACGGTGGCTAGCATGGGCGGCAGGTTTATGATCCCGCTTAGCGCGGAAAATCGGACAAGCGCCGGCGTCGCCGCGGGCGATGAAGCGGACGTCGACATCGAACTGGATCTTGAACCTCGCGAAGTTGCCGTGCCGGTAGATTTCTCGGAAGCGCTCGAACGGGAAGAAGACGCGAAGCGGTTCTTCGAAGGATTATCCTACAGCAATAAACGGAGGATCGTTCTCTCTATCGAAGAAGCTAAGACGGCGGAGACTCGGCAGAAGAGAATTGCCAAGGCGGTCGTCTCGTTAAGCGAAGGCAAGCCATAA
- a CDS encoding DUF2277 domain-containing protein gives MCRNIKTLFNFEPPATDDEIRAASLQFVRKLSGFNEPSKANKLAFDNAVNEVTSVAKTLLESLVTNAESRNREVEAERARARNASRFGVRDE, from the coding sequence ATGTGCAGAAATATTAAGACGCTATTTAATTTCGAACCGCCGGCGACCGACGATGAGATTCGGGCGGCGTCTCTCCAGTTCGTAAGGAAGCTCTCGGGGTTCAACGAACCTTCCAAGGCGAATAAGCTCGCTTTCGATAACGCGGTTAACGAAGTGACTTCGGTCGCGAAAACTTTGTTGGAGTCGCTCGTCACTAATGCGGAATCCCGCAACCGGGAAGTCGAAGCCGAGCGGGCCCGTGCCAGGAACGCGAGCAGATTCGGTGTTCGGGATGAATGA
- a CDS encoding response regulator produces the protein MNILVVDDEDIIRSGIERTIRRSFPEHRVLLATSPEEAVHLLRSEAIDLVLTDVLMPGMTGLELMEISRKNHAHVKWVVISAHSEFAYAREAVRLGARDYLLKPIGKESLIDMIGTLGEEIAKENEWSKDAHLLKSNLRFLREAVFSRWASGLDLGGIDPSPFAEHHPHFHLVLVRMESDRPVKLEHFIVENVLSELIEGAGTGFVASIDAKSLIGLITLEDETGLHRLIEQLRTHLKRYVKIPFQILHTDRISDFNEVPAKVQHMHKAAASQVYEHYASSGDQSIAVALQYIKAHFQSELSLEKVAAIVYLNPVYFSQLFKQKTGTGFKDYVTHLRLERSMELLRTTELKISDISERVGYPDVRHFSQIFRKKTGVTPSEYRHNTGGKSDS, from the coding sequence ATGAACATCCTTGTCGTCGACGACGAAGACATCATTCGGAGCGGCATCGAAAGGACGATCAGAAGAAGTTTCCCCGAGCATCGGGTGCTTCTTGCCACCAGTCCGGAGGAGGCCGTCCATTTGCTCCGAAGCGAAGCGATCGATCTCGTCCTCACCGACGTGCTCATGCCCGGAATGACCGGCCTCGAGCTCATGGAAATCTCCCGCAAAAATCATGCCCATGTGAAATGGGTCGTAATTTCCGCGCATTCCGAGTTCGCTTACGCCCGAGAGGCGGTTCGTCTCGGAGCCAGGGATTATTTACTTAAACCGATCGGAAAAGAAAGTCTGATCGACATGATCGGAACGTTAGGAGAAGAAATCGCCAAGGAGAACGAATGGTCCAAGGATGCTCATCTCCTGAAATCCAATCTGCGTTTCCTCAGAGAGGCCGTATTCTCCCGTTGGGCATCCGGTCTGGACCTAGGCGGCATCGATCCCTCTCCGTTCGCCGAGCATCACCCTCACTTCCATCTCGTCTTAGTGAGAATGGAGAGCGACCGCCCCGTCAAGCTGGAGCATTTTATCGTAGAGAACGTTCTTTCCGAACTTATCGAAGGCGCAGGAACAGGGTTCGTGGCCAGTATCGACGCGAAGAGTTTAATCGGCCTCATCACGTTGGAGGATGAAACCGGTCTGCATCGGCTCATAGAGCAATTGCGAACCCATCTCAAGAGATACGTTAAGATTCCGTTCCAGATTCTTCATACGGACCGGATCTCCGATTTCAACGAAGTACCCGCGAAAGTGCAACACATGCATAAAGCCGCGGCCTCTCAAGTGTACGAGCACTATGCGAGCAGCGGCGACCAATCGATCGCCGTCGCGCTCCAATATATCAAGGCTCATTTCCAATCGGAGCTTTCCTTGGAGAAAGTAGCCGCCATCGTCTATTTGAATCCCGTTTACTTCAGCCAATTGTTTAAGCAGAAGACGGGCACCGGATTCAAGGATTACGTTACCCATCTTCGGTTGGAACGTTCTATGGAGCTGCTAAGAACGACTGAGCTGAAGATCAGCGATATTTCCGAACGCGTCGGATATCCCGACGTACGCCATTTCTCGCAAATTTTTCGTAAGAAGACCGGCGTCACCCCGTCCGAATACCGTCATAATACTGGCGGAAAGTCCGACTCATGA
- a CDS encoding sensor histidine kinase, whose protein sequence is MTRFRTIRSRIFLIFLFSMLGLLFIVSLVYYERTTDQIRDKIGVIAEKNISQTVGLFELMLKGYDTVTKSLNSNNELMKLLQSPSSNPVERVNIDRRITDILGAIFYSRTDIVGIHIVTYQDQVFSFDRSAGAAVRGYSEKEWFTALKQSTGEMIWLGVFPESLMGSGANRPVFAFGRQLFELSALKPIGIVLIETDADAIGSALTNASLGPGSSVIIQGPEGDEIIRTGPSEEEVTEIPAGWPGRLKNDEVLLREREDTLISAARISVADWTVIGITPNRDFKLELKETQQFLLSVSIVLVAAAIALATLIARSFSLPFKRLIKQMKQVELGNFKSQVRVQSYQELNVLVGSFNHMVGQMDELIERIKLASLSEKNAQLQALQSQVNPHFLFNTLDMIYWMLDERENDRLGKMILALSRLFRYSSEWKEASRVPIRRELDQLRHYLSIIEVRLGGRVQTRIEVEDRWLDIEVPKMILQPIIENAVKYGLEPVNRPGLLRIRSEEQDGNLTIIVEDNGVGMDKDTLDSLDRALNDSNATETRQEEISDAHSKRGGIGLLNVHRRLRLMFGEGYGIRLESRQDLGTTVIMTIPIPTEKEGLT, encoded by the coding sequence ATGACTCGTTTTCGCACGATTCGCAGCCGGATTTTCCTCATTTTCTTATTCAGCATGTTAGGCTTGTTATTTATCGTTAGCTTGGTCTATTACGAAAGAACAACCGATCAGATCCGGGATAAAATCGGCGTAATCGCCGAGAAAAACATTTCCCAAACGGTCGGTTTGTTCGAGTTGATGCTCAAAGGGTACGACACCGTAACCAAGTCGCTGAATAGCAACAACGAACTCATGAAGCTGTTGCAGAGTCCGTCTTCGAATCCGGTAGAACGCGTGAATATCGATCGGCGAATCACCGACATTCTCGGCGCTATCTTTTACTCCAGGACCGATATCGTCGGTATCCATATCGTGACGTACCAAGACCAGGTATTCAGCTTCGACCGTTCCGCGGGCGCCGCCGTTCGCGGGTATTCGGAGAAAGAATGGTTCACGGCGCTGAAACAATCGACCGGCGAAATGATATGGCTCGGCGTATTCCCCGAGTCGCTAATGGGCAGCGGCGCTAATCGCCCCGTATTCGCGTTCGGGCGTCAGCTGTTCGAGCTGTCCGCATTGAAACCGATCGGTATCGTTCTCATTGAAACCGATGCGGATGCGATCGGCTCAGCGTTGACGAACGCCAGTCTCGGACCGGGAAGCAGCGTCATTATTCAGGGGCCCGAAGGCGATGAAATCATTCGAACGGGGCCTTCCGAAGAGGAAGTCACGGAGATACCCGCAGGTTGGCCCGGCCGATTGAAGAACGATGAGGTGCTTCTTCGGGAACGAGAGGATACGTTGATCAGCGCAGCGAGGATCAGCGTGGCGGATTGGACGGTCATCGGGATTACTCCGAATAGGGATTTCAAGCTGGAACTGAAAGAGACGCAGCAATTTCTCTTATCCGTCTCGATCGTTCTCGTAGCGGCGGCCATCGCGTTAGCGACCCTTATCGCCCGCTCCTTCTCGTTACCGTTCAAGCGGCTCATTAAACAGATGAAGCAGGTCGAGCTCGGTAACTTCAAGAGCCAAGTTCGGGTGCAGTCCTACCAGGAGCTCAACGTTCTCGTTGGCTCTTTCAATCATATGGTCGGCCAGATGGATGAATTGATCGAACGGATCAAGCTTGCTTCCCTAAGCGAGAAGAACGCCCAGCTTCAAGCTCTGCAATCCCAAGTGAATCCTCACTTTCTGTTCAATACGCTGGACATGATCTACTGGATGTTGGACGAGAGGGAGAATGACCGGCTCGGCAAAATGATCTTGGCTTTATCCCGCTTATTCCGGTACAGCAGCGAATGGAAAGAGGCTTCGCGCGTCCCCATTCGCCGAGAACTCGACCAATTGCGCCATTATTTATCTATTATAGAGGTACGGCTCGGGGGACGGGTTCAAACCCGAATCGAGGTAGAGGATCGTTGGTTGGATATCGAGGTTCCGAAGATGATTTTACAACCCATCATCGAGAACGCCGTCAAATACGGGCTGGAACCCGTTAATCGTCCGGGACTTCTGCGCATTCGTTCGGAAGAGCAGGACGGGAACCTAACGATAATCGTGGAAGATAACGGCGTCGGAATGGATAAGGACACTCTCGATTCGCTCGATCGGGCTCTCAATGATTCGAATGCGACCGAGACTAGACAAGAGGAGATTTCCGACGCGCATTCCAAGAGAGGCGGAATCGGTTTATTAAACGTCCACCGCCGTCTCCGCTTAATGTTCGGGGAAGGCTACGGCATTCGACTTGAGAGCAGGCAAGATCTCGGAACGACAGTCATCATGACGATACCGATTCCCACCGAGAAAGAAGGTCTGACATGA
- a CDS encoding carbohydrate ABC transporter permease codes for MSQSASMKMKPAVAPTRRRRFSITKAIVFVIFGILLVTQLYPLVWLFIYSLKTNEEILSGNFFALPAVFQWSNYTAAIESGNYWRYLTNSLLVTSITMVCVILLASLTAFAITRFRWKYGQVVLLAFLLGMMIPMQGTLLPLMIIFKNINILNTHLSLILPYIAFQTPIAVFILSGFMKAIPQEIEESGIVDGAGVFRIFRSLILPISVPPIVTVCILAFINIWNEYILAATFISSEKLKTLPFGVNSFVSQYSVNYGAIGAFLVLGALPVILIYFLLSEKITKGMVAGAVKG; via the coding sequence ATGAGCCAATCCGCAAGCATGAAGATGAAACCGGCCGTCGCCCCTACCCGGCGCCGCCGCTTCTCTATAACGAAAGCCATCGTGTTCGTCATATTCGGCATCCTGCTCGTCACTCAGCTATATCCGCTCGTCTGGCTGTTCATCTACTCGCTGAAGACGAACGAAGAAATCCTGTCGGGCAATTTCTTCGCGTTGCCCGCCGTATTCCAATGGAGCAACTACACGGCCGCCATCGAGAGCGGCAACTATTGGAGGTATCTGACCAATAGCTTGCTCGTTACCTCGATCACGATGGTATGCGTCATTTTGTTGGCTTCGTTGACGGCATTCGCCATTACCCGATTCCGTTGGAAATACGGCCAAGTCGTACTTCTCGCCTTCTTGCTCGGCATGATGATTCCGATGCAGGGAACTTTGCTTCCGCTCATGATTATTTTCAAAAACATCAATATTCTAAACACGCATCTGTCGCTCATACTGCCTTATATCGCTTTCCAGACGCCGATCGCCGTTTTCATCCTGAGCGGCTTCATGAAAGCTATTCCGCAAGAGATCGAAGAGTCGGGAATCGTAGACGGGGCCGGCGTATTCCGGATATTCCGTTCGCTCATTCTTCCGATCTCGGTTCCGCCGATCGTAACGGTATGTATTCTAGCTTTCATTAACATCTGGAACGAATACATTCTGGCGGCTACTTTTATTTCTTCCGAAAAGCTCAAAACATTACCGTTCGGAGTCAACAGCTTCGTCAGCCAATATTCCGTCAACTACGGCGCGATCGGGGCTTTCCTGGTGCTCGGTGCTTTGCCGGTCATCCTGATTTATTTCTTGCTCAGCGAGAAAATAACGAAAGGAATGGTAGCCGGTGCCGTAAAAGGTTAA
- a CDS encoding carbohydrate ABC transporter permease has product MKVLKVSSWTIAAFVLPCLLLYVCLVFVPIIVSVYSGMLDWNGIGASKFVGLANFEKMFTNDSVFWPAVGRTFLLAGFSMLIQLPLALFVAILISRYVRRTSFLVSSYFLPVILSVAVIGQLWKTIYNPASMGGMINQILIKLGLESWTHSWLTEPKVAIYAIIVVGLWQYLGYHILIQFTGIQNIPADIYEAAKIDGAEGFKADRYITLPLIVPIFKISVVLSFIGSLQSFDLIMVMTGGGPAHATDVISSHMYNMSFLSMKYGYGSAIASFLVVVCLAATVIINFLFNRLDKRFN; this is encoded by the coding sequence TTGAAAGTATTAAAAGTATCCAGTTGGACGATCGCGGCGTTCGTGTTGCCGTGTTTGCTTCTATATGTATGTCTCGTGTTTGTACCGATAATCGTCTCCGTATACAGCGGTATGTTGGATTGGAACGGAATTGGCGCTTCCAAGTTCGTGGGGTTAGCGAACTTCGAGAAAATGTTCACGAACGACTCCGTATTCTGGCCCGCGGTCGGACGGACTTTCCTGCTTGCGGGATTCTCGATGCTTATCCAATTGCCGCTCGCTTTGTTCGTGGCTATTCTGATTAGCCGCTACGTTCGCAGAACGAGTTTTCTCGTATCGAGTTATTTTCTCCCCGTCATCCTTTCCGTTGCCGTTATCGGCCAGTTATGGAAGACGATTTATAATCCGGCTTCCATGGGCGGGATGATCAACCAGATCCTGATCAAGCTCGGTTTGGAATCGTGGACGCATTCTTGGCTGACCGAACCGAAGGTGGCTATCTACGCCATTATCGTAGTCGGCTTATGGCAATACTTAGGGTATCATATCCTCATTCAATTCACCGGCATTCAGAACATTCCGGCCGACATCTACGAAGCCGCCAAGATCGACGGCGCCGAAGGCTTTAAGGCCGATCGATATATTACGTTGCCATTGATCGTTCCGATTTTCAAAATATCCGTCGTGCTCTCCTTCATCGGCTCGCTTCAATCGTTCGATCTGATTATGGTCATGACCGGCGGCGGACCGGCGCATGCTACGGACGTTATCTCTAGCCACATGTACAACATGTCCTTCCTATCGATGAAATACGGATACGGAAGCGCCATCGCTTCATTCCTGGTCGTAGTCTGCCTCGCGGCTACAGTCATTATCAATTTCTTGTTCAACCGGTTAGACAAACGATTCAACTAA